The Arachis ipaensis cultivar K30076 chromosome B10, Araip1.1, whole genome shotgun sequence DNA window gttttctttttattttcttttatgaaACTAAACAACATATCTACATCTCCTactcgcctgactaagatctacaagataaccatagcttgcttcaaaccacaattctcgtgggatcaaccTTGACTCGCAcatgtattacttggacgacctagtacacttgctggttcagttgtacgaagtgtgggaattCGTGCGCACCACGCACCTTGAAGGCGGTTAAATTTTCTTGGGGTCTTTGGTCCCATCGTAGCGCATATCCGTCGGCTTGTCAAAGTGTCTAGGCAAACGAACCCTGAGGACTCTTTCGTCAAAAGGGGTTGCACATAGAATAACGAATTCGCCATGTTACCTTCTCTTCCCCACAGAAGATTTGTTGTTTTCTCTTCCATAGGGGTCACACTGAGTTCAGGACCCTGACTCATGGGGTCGCTGATCGTCCCTACCTTGTCACCCTCCGTTTCACTGTTCTGGCGATCGGGAGCGATGCCTCTCTTGGGGTTGCATCCTCGAGAGCGTCTCGGAGCTAGGTGTCGGATGGTAACGACCTCAGGAGGCTATTTCTCTTTTCAAGTTCTGCAGCCTATGCCGTAATTCCTGGATGATTTAGGTGCTATTGGACCCCGTTCCGCTGAAGGGGCTGGAAGCTGATGACTGTGTGTCATCACCGTGTGGACTATGCTCGGAATCCTAACCCCATTCATCGCTTGGTGATTTTTCGGGGGGTATACTCTCGATTCTCTGTGAGGGAGTATTGGTTATCCATCGAACAGAGGTCGCTGAGCTCTCTTGCTAAGGATCTCCACAGACAGCGCCAATGTTCATGAGTTACCTTTAACAATGGGATCCACAATCTAGCAGGGTGATGAGTTTCGCGGTGTCCTAACCAGCGGAATGTAAACAAGAGGGGTGacttgcaaagacactccaagACTTAAGTTAGAATAGATCTAAAAGGTAGGGTCTTAGGATTTTTGTGTCATACCTGGAGGGAGTCCGAAACTCCTCTTATATGGATGCTTTTCCGATCTGAGAGATCTTCTAAAtggaaaaaagatatgattcataTCTGAACACAAATTACGGTGAGTGAGTTGACGCAGTTCAAAAGATCCCGAATTCTTGGGTCGAGGAGGCTGAATTGGACTTGCAGACAAGATTCGTCATTGGGCCACTAAAACTAAAAccacttttttattttgatatacaTTTATGATTGActtttttatatatgtataagATAATTGGAATTAAGTAAAAAGTTTTActgtttaaaatattttatacattaaaatttaaaaattataaatatatatttgttattaaattttttaaattttagtaaaAAACAAGCTCACCATGGCAAATCGTAACACCAACTGTGCAGTATATTCACCTCAGAATATGTGAACAAAAGGAAAAACAGGATAGAGCTAGGAGATAGAGATTAATGATATCtaaccagttttttttttttcaacaataataataataagaagataGTGTATCTATATATCTGATTTTAGACACAGATTAATCCTATATTCAATTTCTATNNNNNNNNNNNNNNNNNNNNNNNNNaaaataataaaataatatttaaattgatattttttaaaagttcTAAAAAATTACTTTTGTCGAATAAACTGATCATTCCGTTACttttagttaaatttttaaaaaaacatattcgtattaaaagaaaaatattttcatttaGATTTCAAAACATCATTATTCACCTTATTTATTTTTAGCAAAAAGAGTGTATTAATATGCTAGTGTCATCGTCCACATGAACAAAGTTAAGTTAATAATAACAAAGATCGAcatatagtaaaaataaaatggaCGAGACACTGTTATGTATGATAGAGAAAAACGTTGAAAAttaatctgtgtattaatttttcttgagaATTAAAATGTCGGTTTTTAAAATCCTTGGGAGCGAATTTGGGTAACTACTCTAAATTTTATCATAAGACAATTAGATCCCAAAAATATaactatatataaaataaatttgttCTTTTTTAAAATGACAGAAAAACCAATATATTTGGTGAGAttgtgaaaaaaattttaaaatttgtagagaataaaaatttattggAGATAAAAGTGtttatctaaaattattttttaaaaaccgatttaaatatttattcaattataaatttaaataactaaatttatatttattattagtaACACATAAGTTTTCATATTTTATTACAAATAGATTCATACTTATATATTATATCTTAGCTTTAAGCTAGTTTATAATCATGAATTTGAAGGTTGTCCTTATTTTGTTTCTTGAAATCGTTGATCATTCGGTATAGAAGAAATTTGCCGGATTTATATGGCCTATATTTTGGAGGGTTTTGGTCATTTATCAGCTCCTCCAATGGCTTCACTTCGGTGTCATGTGCAGGGAAAAAGAAATATGGAATTGAAAACCTTTCACTCTCACAGTTAACCATTGCTCTGTGTTCCACACTCTCATATCTATCATTGCTCCACACCTACGTGAATCATATAGACAGAAAAGCAAATACAAAATTAGTTCGTTATACAGGTcttttagaatttatttaaaaGCAACAAAAAAGAATGATGTAGTGGTTATTGTTCCAGTAATTCGAGAGTGAAAATaccaaaataataaagaaaaaataacaataaacaaaAGATCtttttgaccaaaaaaaaaaaagcttaattttaatttaatcaaataactaaaattaaaaaagaatagaACGTTGGAGATAAAAATAAGATGTTTTAAATattacaaacaaaattaaaatttaacttaaATGTTAGGGACTGAagcatataatattttaaaattaaatttaatgtaTATAACTGAAGATTTAAGTAAATATATCTAAACAAGGATTTACTATTTTGACCttctaaaaattaatttaacGATAAAATTAAATTTGCAAAAGTTGAAAATTATTTCTTAGGAGATGAAAACGAAAGATTCGCCCAAAGTAAACAACGACAATATAAAGGATCAAATTAAAAAACAGTAGCAATTTACTTTAGAATAAAACAGACATAAGACAATAAAAAGAACtctaaaaagaaaaacacaagaaacatTAAAATCTTTCAAATCTCATGGTATATCAGTCTCTAAGAATCTGATATTAAACTAATTAATCTTTCGAAATTAAAACGATAATATGCTCAACTAAATTTTACCCTTACTATTGGTTCTAAAAAACAATTCCATTATTTATGTATTTAAGTTCTATAGAAAGCccattattttaagaaaaaatgcAGTCCCAAAGAGTCAAAAAAGATCCTGCAACGGATCCATTATCATTGTCCAAAAAGGTTGTTTGTCGCTAGTCCAATATAACAAAACCATATGCCCTTTAATCAGCCTCAATGAGCTATGCCACACAAGATCCTCATGTTTGGCgataaaaaggagaaaaatctcaTTTTGGTCCCGAGCCATTTTTATAagtgatttatttttttaaaaaacagtTTTATTAGAtagaaaattatttttgtaaataatataaacaataaattttaaaattagttcaATAAAACAAAAAACATACACTACGTCTCTGTAAAAATTACGAAAATCACAAATAAAAAAGGGAGACATATGTATAACTGCATTATTCACTAAATTTATTGTTTACTTATACTATtccttttaaaaaacaaaaatgtcATGCCGACCTTTATTTATTTGTACTGTTGGACATTTTGTTCATAATCTAAAATCAAAAGATTTTGTTCATAATCGACTAACCATAAACACAATTAGGACTACTTATGGAATCACCATTAAgcctctaaaaaaaaaaaaggaatattgGGATCTACAACAGCCAATGTCACTCTTAGCTTCTCCAGATATCATCGTTCTCTCACTCCACTTCCATAAACGGTCATTGGAAGGTGAGAATTGATCTGTGCAGTCCATAATTCTCCGTTAGAGTTTCACATTTACGGACaaggtttgaactttgaagttgcGAGGGGGCAAAACGCAAGCGTTTTAATGACCCGATAGTAAACTGTGTCCTAAACAATTTGTGCAATGACACGTGTGCAGCTATCGTTACAACTAAGATTGTGTTGTTTATATTTGACCGAAAATTTTATAGAGGCTAGGATATAAAtatcaaaaactaaaagaaatatttaaaaaCAATTTAAGGACCAATTTATAGTTTTACTCTATCATCTTCCATAATCTTCCAAACAATTGAAAGTAGTTGTACCTGAATAATGTCACCAAGGTTGATGATATAATCATTTGACTTTGGTTTCACTCTAATCCACTCTTGGTTTGTCTTACGTTTCACTTCAAGTCCTTCAACCTCATCTTGAGCAAGAATGGTTAAAGCACTTTCATCCTTGTGTGGGCCAACTCCAAGAGCAAGGTGANNNNNNNNNNNNNNNNNNNNNNNNNNNNNNNNNNNNNNNNNNNNNNNNNNNNNNNNNNNNNNNNNNNNNNNNNNNNNNNNTAATTAAGGCGAATAAAGCTGGTTTGTCCTCTAATGAAAAATCTCTCAAATCTCTTAGCTTCAAGGCCTAAGCTCATAGCTATAAGCTCCATCAACTTGTAGGCTAGCTTCTCCATCTCTTCAATATATTCTTGGATTATATCTCTAAATATTCATTTTGAAAACAAATAAATCATTTTCTAATCAAATATACATAATGCTGAATACCAagaataagaaactaaaagataattcttttttctttttcacagaAATTGATTGGATATAAAAATTATCTCTAAATATCTACGTATAAATGaagtgaaaaataaataattacatttCAATTtcatcttatttaatatttattaattataaatttattttatttccttagTAATTCGTAAAATATATATACCTGAAGGCAGGGGGATAGTGAGGATATTTATTAGTCCATTGAACAACTCGATGATTATGTTCATCAATAGTGGCAGGGAACAAAGTAGGTTCTTTGGCAAAGAAATCAAACACTTCTTTCCAGTCTCTAACATCCTTTGTATACTCACTCTCATAGTAACCGCTCGGAGAACTCTCATCTCTACTAACTTTTTTCTTATCTTCCAAGCTCTGAGAAAAGAACTTCTTTGAAGCTTCCAGAAGGTTCCGCTTCAGAGAGAGAGGCACACCGTGGTTTGTTACTTGGAAGAATCCCCATTCCTTGCACGCGCTTCCGATCTCCTTCGTCAGCGCGTCGATGGCCGAAGGGGAAGTGTTGTTTGATGTTATAGGGGAGAGGTCTATGACTGGAATTCCTTGTGCTTCAATGGTGGAGAGACTTGGCCTGTGTTGTGGTTCTTGAACGAATTCTTGATGATCAACCTCTTCCATTGTTAGTGCGGTGAATGGTGGTGCGTTCTTCCGAATTTCCAATACGAAAAAGCTAAGTTACGTGTACCAAATTATTTGAGTTGAGAAGTTGTGGTGTTGTGGGGTAAAATTAAAGAATGATTATGATGTAACATGGCTCTTAGCCCCGTGCTTGTTGCTTACATAAtttaaaaatagagtaaaatatagtttttgtctctaacgtttggggtaaatcttatttgtgtctctaacgtttaaatcgtcttatttgtatccttaaTATTTGTAGAAGTGATTTAATGTTattctgccgt harbors:
- the LOC107623463 gene encoding sexual differentiation process protein isp7 isoform X2; its protein translation is MEEVDHQEFVQEPQHRPSLSTIEAQGIPVIDLSPITSNNTSPSAIDALTKEIGSACKEWGFFQVTNHGVPLSLKRNLLEASKKFFSQSLEDKKKVSRDESSPSGYYESEYTKDVRDWKEVFDFFAKEPTLFPATIDEHNHRVVQWTNKYPHYPPAFRDIIQEYIEEMEKLAYKLMELIAMSLGLEAKRFERFFIRGQTSFIRLNYHLALGVGPHKDESALTILAQDEVEGLEVKRKTNQEWIRVKPKSNDYIINLGDIIQINSHLPMTVYGSGVRER
- the LOC107623463 gene encoding probable 2-oxoglutarate-dependent dioxygenase At5g05600 isoform X1, with the translated sequence MEEVDHQEFVQEPQHRPSLSTIEAQGIPVIDLSPITSNNTSPSAIDALTKEIGSACKEWGFFQVTNHGVPLSLKRNLLEASKKFFSQSLEDKKKVSRDESSPSGYYESEYTKDVRDWKEVFDFFAKEPTLFPATIDEHNHRVVQWTNKYPHYPPAFRDIIQEYIEEMEKLAYKLMELIAMSLGLEAKRFERFFIRGQTSFIRLNYHLALGVGPHKDESALTILAQDEVEGLEVKRKTNQEWIRVKPKSNDYIINLGDIIQVWSNDRYESVEHRAMVNCESERFSIPYFFFPAHDTEVKPLEELINDQNPPKYRPYKSGKFLLYRMINDFKKQNKDNLQIHDYKLA